CGATAGTGTAATTCGGCGTAATGATGGTCCAGCGCGGCCGCCGTTTGGTAATGTACGATGGCGCTGGCATAACGTCGCGCCTGTTCTTCGGCCTGCCCCAGGGCGTACGCCTCGTTCCAAAGCTGCAATTCCTCATCCTTCAACCCCGTCCGATGTAATGAACCGAGGGGCGGGAAATCTCGAACATTAACTGCTAAAGTACACAGGACTTTGGGGAAATCCCCCAAGGATAATACATCATCCAAATTAACCCGAAAATTCTCCAATACCTTTAGCGTCCGCGGATCATTGGCGGGCCTTCTTTGACGCCGAAGAAAGGCCATGTCCTGCACTGGCGGCGGGTTCCATTGGTTGACCAGACGGCGCACGAGTTGGCCCACGTAAGTGGCTTTGCCCCAATCATTAACGAGCGCCAATGTGCGATTGGACCAGAGACTAGATTCCTCCGCCGCCGGGGCATGCAGACCGATGAGTTCATTGTTGCCGGTATAAATGATAAATAAATCAGGATCATATTGCGCGCATTCTCGCGCTATCCGCCGCAGCACATAAGAATCTATGCCCATCATGGCGGCATTGATGATTTCTATGCGTTTGCTGGGATAACGCTCTTCCAACATGACTTGCAAATGCCGCGCTGGACCAAAAGCCGGGTCTGGAGTGCCGAAAGCAGCCGATTCACCCAACACAAACACCCGGAAGGTATTGGGCGATTTTTTGATGGATATTTGCGCAAAAAATGGCCGGGGCGGATTCTTTCTTGAGGTGTAATGCCGCGCGAATTCATAATTGGTCTTCACTGTCCCCGGCTCATTGCCAGCCACCCAAAAACGGCCCGAAAAACCTATGCCAAACAACCTCAGCGTGAGTTCCAATGCTGCGAGAAGCAGCAAAGGCAGCCCCAGCGCGAAGGCCATGCGCCAGAACCAAAGTCTGCGGCGGGAAATGATGGGTTTGGAATGGGCCTGTGGGGATGTGGGCACATTCCCATCGTGATGACGCGAAGGTCCGGACATACCTTTGCGGTCTTTGGGCACAAACAATCCATAAGCCATCTTCGCCCCAAGCGCAAGACATTTTAACAATAATTTAACATTTCCCCGCATTTTTGCGCTTTTGCATCAAGGGCAAGGCCAGTAAGAACGAGGTTTAGACTTGCCCAAGCCCTCCTGACATTCCCCTTGCGCAAGGGCAGTCTCTTCAGCCATCGTTTCGAGGGACATGGATGAATTGCAGGACATTGCAAGCGAAGTGCTGAGTGTGATTGAGCGGGTCACCGCCGGGGTAGATTTTCCCGAAAATGCGTTCAATCACCTCGCTTTGCGACTGGCCATGGCCCAAAAGAACGCCAACCCCATCCTGGCTGCTTTTTGGAAGGAAGTTGGCCCCCAGCGCTGGAAAAGCTGGCGCGACATTCCCGCGCTCACCGTGGAGGCTTTCAAGCATTGGGATATGACCAGCATTCCCGCTGCCCTGCGCACGCACGTCTTTTATTCCAGCGGAACCTCTGGCCAGCAGCGCAGTCGTCATTGGCATCATGAAGCCTCTCTGCAACTCTATCGGGCAGCATTGAAACCGTGGTTTGCCCGTCATGTTCTGCCCCAGGCCGATGCAGAGGCGTCTCGAAAATGGCTGATGGTCAGTCTTACCCCGCCCCCCGTGCTTGCGCCCCATTCCTCATTGGTGGAAATGATGGCCACGGCCATGGAGTCATGGGGGCTGCCCCAATCGGTTTTTCTGGGACAGACCAATTCTGCTGGTGACTGGGTGTTGGACCTGCCGAAGACCAGTGCGGCTTTGCAATCCCTGGCCCAACAGGGGCAGCCGGTAGTGCTCATGGGCACGGCGTTCAACTTTGTGCATTGGCTGGATTTCCTGAACGGCCAGGGAGCAAGAATCCCCCTGCCCCCAGGTTCCTGCCTGATGGAAACGGGGGGGTACAAGGGGCGTTCCCGAGCAGTCCCCCCCGCGGAATTGCATGCGAATCTGTGTCGGACGCTGGCGCTCCACCCCAATGCGATTGTGCGGGAATATGGGATGTGCGAGCTTTCGTCCCAAGCTTATGACGGTACCGCTTTGAGCGGAACGGCAAGCCCCAGACAATTTTGCTTCCCTCCCTGGGTTCGCTTTCGCGTCCTTTCGCCGGAAAACGGCATGGATTGCCCGCCCGGCGTGCCTGGGTTATTGTGCGTTTACGATTTGGCCAATGTATGGTCGGTGTTGGCCATTCAAACCGCCGATTTGGCAGTGGCAGAGGAAAGCGGTTTTGCGTTGATCGGCCGCGCTGCTTCCGTTGAGTCACGCGGCTGTTCCCTGATGGTGACGGAATGAATTTGCCAGATTACTTTTTGGTGGACCTGCCCCCCGAGGCCTCGCTCTCGCCAGACCTCGTGCGCGAGGCATGCCAAACCTTGCGAAAAAATCGCGAGACCTATCTACTGCATCGCGATACCGCGAGCTTGATTCGCACGCTGTCCGAGTTGGGGGCTTCCTGGCTTGATGCCCAGTACCCTTTTCGGCAGAAAGCGTTGCAGGAAGGCCCGGCCGCGACAGGTTTCTCGGCGCCGGTTTTACAAGACGGTCTGGACAGCTTTTTCCGCCAGCTTAACGAGGCCAATTTACGCGCGCTGGTGGAACAGGACCTCGGGCATGTGGACCGGCTGGACCGGCTGGTGTCCTCTGAATCGGAACGCCGCAGTGGCATCCAAGCCATGGCCACCGGGCCGGCGCTCATGTTCCATGTTACTGCCGGCACACTGCCCATCCCCGCGCTGATGAGCATGGTGCTTGGCTTGCTGATCCGCTCAAGTCAGTTCGTCAAATGTGCCAGCGGCGCCGCGTTCATCCCCCGCCTGTTTGGTCATTCCCTTTACGAATTGGACCCTAAATTGGGGGCGTGTTTGGAGATTGCCCAGTGGCGGGGGGGTACAGCCAGCTTTGAAAATATTCTCTTGCGAGAGGCAGATTGTGTAACAGCCACCGGCAGCGATGAGACCCTCCAATCGCTGCGCCGACAAGTGCCTCCGGGCGTTCGTTTTCTGGCCTATGGCCATCGCATCAGTTTCGGGTTTGTCTGCCGGGAAGAGCTAAGCCCGTCAGCCGCCAAGCAGTGGAGCTCCCGCGCGGCAAGGGATGTGGCCGCCTGGGACCAGTTGGGCTGCCTGTCTCCGCATGTTATCTATGTTGAGCGCGAAGGACGGATAACCCCTGAGCAATGGGCGGAAATGCTGGCGACCGAGCTGGCCGGTCTGGAAAAAACGATGCCCCGCGGGCCAGCCCCACTGGAAGTTTCGGCAGCCATTGCCAGCCGCCGGGCTTTTTATGCATTGCGGGCGGCAGCCTCGCCGGACACGCGCAGTTGGCAAAGCGAAGGCAGCACGGCCTGGACGGTGGTTTATGAGGCCGACCCGCGTTTTCAGCTCTCGTGCCTCCACCGCTTTATCTACGTCAAAGGGGTGGAACATTTGGAAGAGGCGCTGCAAGGGGCGGATGAAGTGCGGAGTAAAATATCCACGGTGGGCGTGGCCGCCAGTGCGCAGCGCCTGCCGGAGATTGCGCTGCGCCTGGCCGCGTGGGGGGCGCCGCGGGTGTGTCCCTTGGGCCAAATGCAAAAGCCACCCCTGACCTGGCGGCATGATGGACGGCCCGCCCTGGGAGATTTAATTGGTTGGACTCAACTCGAAATGTGATTTTATGCAGATGGAATTACGTAAAAGCTTTCAATTCGAGGCTGCGCACCGCCTCCCTTTGTTGCCCAAGAAGCACAAATGCCATCGCCTGCATGGCCATAGTTTTCAAGTGGAGATTGTGGTGGCGGGCGAATGTGACCCCAAACTGGGCTGGCTGATGGATTACGCGGATATTTCGGCGGCGTTCAAGCCATTATGGGAAAAACTGGACCATCGTTATCTCAATGAAATCCCCGGGCTGGAGAATCCGACGAGTGAAAACATCGCGGTGTGGATTTGGCGGCGATTAAAACCGCGGCTGCCCCAGCTCACGGAAGTGGTGGTTGCCGAAACGTGCACCGCGCGCTGCGTGTACCGTGGCCAGTGACACACTGCAACATTTGCTTGAGGAAGTCCGCGCCTGCCGACTGTGCGAGGCGCAGCTTCCCCTGCCCCCTCGCCCCATCCTTCATGTCTCGCGCACAGCTCGGCTGTTAATTGTCGGACAGGCTCCTGGGCTTCGCGTACACGAAACTGGCATTCCCTGGAATGACCCTTCCGGAGACCGTCTGAGGGAGTGGCTTCAAATGTCACGTGCGTTTTTTTACGATGCACGGCGCATTGCCATCATCCCCACCGGCTTGTGCTATCCCGGCAAAGGGCGGTCAGGCGACCTGCCCCCACGCCCGGAATGTGCGCCCAAATGGCATCCGCCGCTGCGGGCGGCCCTGCCAGAAATCAAGCTAACCCTCCTGATTGGGGCTTATGCCCAAGCCTATTATTTAGGGCCTCGCCGTTACGCCTCGCTGGCTGAGACCGTGCGCCACTGGCGGGAATATTTGCCGGCGTTTTTCCCCTTGCCCCATCCCAGTCCCCGAAACCGCCGATGGCTGGCCCAGCGTCCATGGTTTGAGCGGGAAGTTTTGCCCGCCCTGCGGCAGGAGGTGCAGAGGGTACTGGAGGGTCTTTAACCCCACTGGGAAATTCGCATCAGGGCATAAGCCAGACCGGCTGTAATGGGAATCGTCATAATCCATGCCCATAACATCCGTTCGGCCACACTCCACTTTACCGCGTTGAACCGTTTGGTGGCGCCCACGCCCATGATGGAGCCGGAAATCACGTGGGTGGTGGACAGAGGAATGCCATAATGGGTGGCCACACCAATCACGGCGGCGGCGGTGGTTTGGGCGGCAAATCCATGAATAGGCTGCATTTTGACGACATTTTTGCCCATGGTTTTGATGATTTTCCAGCCGCCGGCCGCAGTTCCCGCGGCAATGGTGATGGCACAAATCACCTTGACCCAAGTGGCAATTTCAAACTTTTCCGTCCGCAGAAAGCTTAATTCGGGGGGTAAATCAGCAAACACCCGTGATTGGGTGGCGGTGTAAAGGGTCAAGGCAATGATGCCCATGGTCTTCTGGGCGTCATTGCGCCCATGCTCGTAACTCATCCACGCCGCGCTGAAAAGCTGGGATTTGCCAAATACCTGGTTGACGATGCGGGGATGAACCTTGCGCAAAAGCAGCAGCAAAAGCCCCATCAATAAAAAGCCGCAAACAATGCCCATCGTGGGAGCCAGGAACATGGGTTTGATGACCTTGGGCCATAGACCACCGTACGTCAGAACGGTGCGGGTAGTTTCCATCATCACTGGCCCATCGCCTGCCGGGGGAATCACAAGGTGAACCAAATTGGTGCCTAATTGCACCGCGTTGGTGCCTGCCGGCAGATTCATGGTGGCGATGGAATCGAGCACGTTTTGCGGGGCTGCCACCCATTTGGTAACGGCGGCGCTTTTCACCTCAATCCATTTAATCGCTTTCCAGTTATTATGTGAGGCGGCCAGAGCCGCGCCGCACAAACCACCAATCAACGCATGGCTGCTGCTGGAAGGCAGGCCAATCCACCAGGTGAAAAGATTCCAGGCAATCGCCCCTCCCAAGGCACATAAAATGGCCATGGAATTGATGTAGGTGGTATCCACCAACCCTTGCCCGATGGTTTTGGCCACCGCCGTGCCCATTAAGGCCCCCACCAGGTTCATGGCCGAAGCCAAAAGTATGGCTTGGGCCGGGGTCATGACCTTGGTGGCCACGGAAGTGGCTATGGCATTGGCGGTGTCGTGGAAACCGTTGATATACTCGAATATCAACGCCACCAGCAGAACAGAAAGCACCAGCAACATCGGCGGTCTCCAGTCTTTCCAATCAAGAATGCTTCAAGGCGATGCGTGCCATGACATTGCCTGCCGACCGGCTGCGGTCCAGCGCTTTTTCGAGAAGCTCGTACAAATCTTTCAAGATAATGGCGTTGAGGGGATCCACCTTGCCGGAATAAAGCTGAGAATGAAGTTCATTGAGAAAACGATCTCCTTCCGCTTCAATTTCACGCAAGCGGTTGCTCAGGCTTACCATCTCTCGCAAGTGCATGGCCCGCAACTCTTTAAGCATCTGAATCAGAGTGGCAGTGGCCTCCTCCAACAAAGCCGTGTGGCGCGTAAAATCCACCCCTTGGAGCCGGTCATGGGCGCACATGAGGCGCTCGGCAAATTTTTCAATAATTTTGGGGATTTTATACAAGGCACTGGCCAAATCCTGAATATCCTCCCGTTCCAGCGCGGTCACGAAAGTTCGGCATAAAAGCTCATGGATTTCGTTGGTAATCCTTTTGTCCTTGCGCCGCAGGGCTGCGAAGGCTTCCAAGCTGGCCTTGTCGGGTTTTTGCAATAGTTGCTTCAGGGCCAGCACGCTGGCATGAGATTCCTGCGCACTAGCTTCCAGGAGATCGAAAAATTGTTTATCGTGCCCTAAAAGGCGCTGCAGCGATAACATAATCGTCATCTTATTGTCACATCGCCGTAACAATCAATCAGAAAAGCTGAATTAAGGACGTTTATGTGCGCCGCTGGTAAAAGGCAGGGGTACGCAGAGCTGCCCCTGCTCTAAATTTCATGGAATGAATTCCTAGCAGAATCTGGGACAGTTGTATATGGGGGGGCGGCAAATTGACGGCCGCCACTTTATTAGCATCCGAAGTTTTAAGTGGCGGTGGCGACAGTGCATACCAAGTCTTCCTGAGGGCGAATTCCCCATTGCTGGGCCATAAGCTCCAAATCGGGGGTTAAACCCCAACGGTCTGGCAGCGCTGCGCCCTGGTGCTCCGGATTGCCGCCCTTCAGGTGCATGCATCCGCGGTTTTGTCCTATCGCCTCAATGGCCGTTAATTCCTCTTCAGATAGTTTAATCTCCGGAGTTTCGGCCAACTCACAGGCCTTTTGTTCAATGGATTTATGCCCGTCGAGCTCTTCAATGAGGGTGGGGACCACGCACGAAACGGAGGGATGCCCCAGATTCCAAACACTGGCTAGTTGCAGCATGGTCAGGCCGTGTTTCCTGGCATAGGGCCGCATCAATTCCAGTTTCCGATTGCCCTCCTCCACCCATCCAGCAGGTCTGAAAACGCGATGGTCCTGCGGAGGAAAAGCATGTCCCGGTTTGACATCATCGTGAAATAGACCGCCACAATCCACCACGCGGGTGATGGTTTTAACCCCGTGAGCTTGGGCGGCCCGCAGGCACAAGGTTCCCGGCCAAGGTTCCAGCGGATTGAGAATGATCATGGCCCATTTCACGAGTCCATCGAAACGATGAAAATTAAGCAGCAAATCCAAGGTAAAGCCATTGGCCGGCCCGGGAGCCACTCCAACGCTGTTGGTTAATCCCGCGTCCATCAGGCGCTCCATGCCTTTCCATACCTTTTCCGAGCTGTACCCGATGTAATCCGGATTATGCAGAAGCACGCAGTCGAATGAGTCCACGCCCACTCGCGCAAGACATTTCTCGGTGGCCATACGCAGGTAATCCGCGTATTCAGCGGGCAAACGCAGGCGTTCATCAGTAAAACGTGGATATCCTTTGGAGCCTTCCCGGCGGCCTTGATAAAAATCGTGGCCAATGGCCGCCACCAGGGCGTATTCGGAGCGCGGCAGGCCCCGCAAGGAGCGTCCCAGCAATTCATCGGCTGCGCCCGTGCCATAGACGTCCGCGGTGATGAACGTGCGAATGCCGCGATAAAAGGCCAGATGCACCAGTTTCTGGTAGCGTTCTTCCTCAATAGGCACTCCGAAATTCATGAAACGCCCGCCATTCCAAGTGCCGAAAGCCGTTCTGGTAATTTCCATATTCAGTTTGTGTTAAAAACGCGTGTCCCCATTATGGCATAGTTTGGACAATTCCACAAACCCGCCCAGCCTCATCCTTCCCTCCTCCCCAAGCCGATGTTTGTCTCCTGACAGGAAAGCCTCGGAGCGAAGGTCCGGGTGGTAAATCAAGGCTTTGAGTGGTGGATTTTGCCGGAGGCAAGAAGTTTTCGTCAAAGCACAGCCCGCCTTTTTCCGGTGACTCTCCCTTTTTGCTGGCTTTTACAGAGAATCTGGCATTAGCATTCATCCGCCAAAGCCCATTATGGATACGGAAAAATTATACCAGGAGCGCCTGCGTCGTTACGTGGCGGCCATGCGCCATGAGCAGCCCGACATGATTCCCATCCGTCCCTTTGTGGCGGAGTTCACCGCAAAATATGCGGGGTACACCTGCCAGGAGGTGACCCATGATTTTGAAAAGGCCTTTGAGGCTGCCCGCATTTGCGCCCGTGATTTTGACTGGGATGCCATTGTGCCCAACATGGTATATGTCTGGACCGGACTGACCCAGGCGATGGGCTTGCGATATTATGGCATCCCGGGAATTGGGATGCCGCCAGACACCGGGTTCAATTACATCGAGCCGCCGGAAGATGAGGCATTCATGCGCGCCGATGAGTATGACGCGCTCATTGAAGACCCCACTGGTTTCCTTTATAATGTGTGGTTTCCTCGCGTTTGCGCCGAGGCTTGCCGCATTGGCGATCCCTGCACGTATCGCAACAACCTGGCCTATGTCAAAGGCGGCATGGCCATGTTGCATTACTTCCACAGTTTTGGCCGGCAAATTGCGTTGATGCGCTCGGAATGCGGCACCCCTTCCGCCATTGCCGGCATTTTCAAGGCGCCATTCGACATCATCGCTGATAAGTTGCGCGGCTATGTGGGACTGACGATGGACATGCATGAGCAGCCGGACAAGGTATTGAAGGCGTGCGAAGCCCTGGCGCCCCACCTCTGCCATGTTGGCCTGACCACAGCCGACCCGGAGAAAAAGCTGCCCATTGGTTTTTGGATGCACCGGGGATGCGTGCCATTCATTACTCCGGCTCAGTTCAAGTCGCATTACTGGCCCACGCTGAAGCCGATTATCGAGGAGTTCTGGAAAAACGGATACCAGACGCTGTTTTACGCCGAGGGCAATTGGAATGCGCATCTGGATGACTTTGCCACCCTGCCCGAGCGCAGCATGGTCTATCACGTGGACCGGGCGGATATTTTCGAGGTGCACCGCAAGCTGGGACATAGATTCTGCCTGAGCGGTGGCATTCCCAATGTATTGTTGAGTTATGGCAAACCGGAAGAGGTACGGCAATTTTGCCGCAAGGTGGCCCAGGAGGTGGCCCGTGACGGGGGTTACATTGCCGACGCCAGTGCCATCATGCAAAACGATACCAGCATCGAGAACATGCGGGCGTTCACCCAGGCCTTCCGGGAGTATGGCCAGTACTCCGGTCCCGCCTACACTCCCTCCTTGCCGGAGCCACACCGTGACGACCCCTCACGCCAAGGATTGCGCGGTCTGGAGGGCTGGCCTGTCACCCGCCGCCGCCCCGGCGTTTGTCTCCCATGGGAGGACAAGGTGAAGGAGTTGCCGGAGATTACCGGCGATGCCGAGCTGGTGAAGCGTATTTGGGAAATGACTGACAGTT
This is a stretch of genomic DNA from Fontisphaera persica. It encodes these proteins:
- a CDS encoding acyl-CoA reductase → MNLPDYFLVDLPPEASLSPDLVREACQTLRKNRETYLLHRDTASLIRTLSELGASWLDAQYPFRQKALQEGPAATGFSAPVLQDGLDSFFRQLNEANLRALVEQDLGHVDRLDRLVSSESERRSGIQAMATGPALMFHVTAGTLPIPALMSMVLGLLIRSSQFVKCASGAAFIPRLFGHSLYELDPKLGACLEIAQWRGGTASFENILLREADCVTATGSDETLQSLRRQVPPGVRFLAYGHRISFGFVCREELSPSAAKQWSSRAARDVAAWDQLGCLSPHVIYVEREGRITPEQWAEMLATELAGLEKTMPRGPAPLEVSAAIASRRAFYALRAAASPDTRSWQSEGSTAWTVVYEADPRFQLSCLHRFIYVKGVEHLEEALQGADEVRSKISTVGVAASAQRLPEIALRLAAWGAPRVCPLGQMQKPPLTWRHDGRPALGDLIGWTQLEM
- a CDS encoding uroporphyrinogen decarboxylase family protein — its product is MDTEKLYQERLRRYVAAMRHEQPDMIPIRPFVAEFTAKYAGYTCQEVTHDFEKAFEAARICARDFDWDAIVPNMVYVWTGLTQAMGLRYYGIPGIGMPPDTGFNYIEPPEDEAFMRADEYDALIEDPTGFLYNVWFPRVCAEACRIGDPCTYRNNLAYVKGGMAMLHYFHSFGRQIALMRSECGTPSAIAGIFKAPFDIIADKLRGYVGLTMDMHEQPDKVLKACEALAPHLCHVGLTTADPEKKLPIGFWMHRGCVPFITPAQFKSHYWPTLKPIIEEFWKNGYQTLFYAEGNWNAHLDDFATLPERSMVYHVDRADIFEVHRKLGHRFCLSGGIPNVLLSYGKPEEVRQFCRKVAQEVARDGGYIADASAIMQNDTSIENMRAFTQAFREYGQYSGPAYTPSLPEPHRDDPSRQGLRGLEGWPVTRRRPGVCLPWEDKVKELPEITGDAELVKRIWEMTDSFGNLFIWQVLLSF
- a CDS encoding tetratricopeptide repeat protein, with product MSGPSRHHDGNVPTSPQAHSKPIISRRRLWFWRMAFALGLPLLLLAALELTLRLFGIGFSGRFWVAGNEPGTVKTNYEFARHYTSRKNPPRPFFAQISIKKSPNTFRVFVLGESAAFGTPDPAFGPARHLQVMLEERYPSKRIEIINAAMMGIDSYVLRRIARECAQYDPDLFIIYTGNNELIGLHAPAAEESSLWSNRTLALVNDWGKATYVGQLVRRLVNQWNPPPVQDMAFLRRQRRPANDPRTLKVLENFRVNLDDVLSLGDFPKVLCTLAVNVRDFPPLGSLHRTGLKDEELQLWNEAYALGQAEEQARRYASAIVHYQTAAALDHHYAELHYRLGRCFQRLDNPQKAREHLLRAWELDALPFRADPRISGILRELASTHANKGVLFCDVEAAFARHPSAKMQLPGRELFYEHVHPTFGGTYWLARQLAEATEKACQKDLGTPAAEWLSQAECARHLAYTSLDEYNVAQAMSRLCANPPFLDQADHQWLVADMEREVAQLRQALTQEEVERVLATYYEAIRRRPDDWALRFNLGNAYLQLGKPMEAASTFAWLIKTYPTQYAFQLVYGKTLMALGRADEAQNHLAYARKLAPHDEEIRNTRF
- a CDS encoding DUF47 domain-containing protein produces the protein MLSLQRLLGHDKQFFDLLEASAQESHASVLALKQLLQKPDKASLEAFAALRRKDKRITNEIHELLCRTFVTALEREDIQDLASALYKIPKIIEKFAERLMCAHDRLQGVDFTRHTALLEEATATLIQMLKELRAMHLREMVSLSNRLREIEAEGDRFLNELHSQLYSGKVDPLNAIILKDLYELLEKALDRSRSAGNVMARIALKHS
- a CDS encoding inorganic phosphate transporter — encoded protein: MLLVLSVLLVALIFEYINGFHDTANAIATSVATKVMTPAQAILLASAMNLVGALMGTAVAKTIGQGLVDTTYINSMAILCALGGAIAWNLFTWWIGLPSSSSHALIGGLCGAALAASHNNWKAIKWIEVKSAAVTKWVAAPQNVLDSIATMNLPAGTNAVQLGTNLVHLVIPPAGDGPVMMETTRTVLTYGGLWPKVIKPMFLAPTMGIVCGFLLMGLLLLLLRKVHPRIVNQVFGKSQLFSAAWMSYEHGRNDAQKTMGIIALTLYTATQSRVFADLPPELSFLRTEKFEIATWVKVICAITIAAGTAAGGWKIIKTMGKNVVKMQPIHGFAAQTTAAAVIGVATHYGIPLSTTHVISGSIMGVGATKRFNAVKWSVAERMLWAWIMTIPITAGLAYALMRISQWG
- a CDS encoding uracil-DNA glycosylase family protein, with protein sequence MQHLLEEVRACRLCEAQLPLPPRPILHVSRTARLLIVGQAPGLRVHETGIPWNDPSGDRLREWLQMSRAFFYDARRIAIIPTGLCYPGKGRSGDLPPRPECAPKWHPPLRAALPEIKLTLLIGAYAQAYYLGPRRYASLAETVRHWREYLPAFFPLPHPSPRNRRWLAQRPWFEREVLPALRQEVQRVLEGL
- a CDS encoding aldo/keto reductase: MEITRTAFGTWNGGRFMNFGVPIEEERYQKLVHLAFYRGIRTFITADVYGTGAADELLGRSLRGLPRSEYALVAAIGHDFYQGRREGSKGYPRFTDERLRLPAEYADYLRMATEKCLARVGVDSFDCVLLHNPDYIGYSSEKVWKGMERLMDAGLTNSVGVAPGPANGFTLDLLLNFHRFDGLVKWAMIILNPLEPWPGTLCLRAAQAHGVKTITRVVDCGGLFHDDVKPGHAFPPQDHRVFRPAGWVEEGNRKLELMRPYARKHGLTMLQLASVWNLGHPSVSCVVPTLIEELDGHKSIEQKACELAETPEIKLSEEELTAIEAIGQNRGCMHLKGGNPEHQGAALPDRWGLTPDLELMAQQWGIRPQEDLVCTVATAT
- the queD gene encoding 6-carboxytetrahydropterin synthase QueD, translated to MQMELRKSFQFEAAHRLPLLPKKHKCHRLHGHSFQVEIVVAGECDPKLGWLMDYADISAAFKPLWEKLDHRYLNEIPGLENPTSENIAVWIWRRLKPRLPQLTEVVVAETCTARCVYRGQ